The following are encoded together in the Xanthomonas vesicatoria ATCC 35937 genome:
- a CDS encoding replicative DNA helicase, with amino-acid sequence MSARPGFRSKRNRDRDDEDYDRPEPRLDQLRVPPHSVEAEQAVLGGLMLAPDAFDRVNDQLTENDFYRRDHRLIYRAIRELSEKDRPFDAVTLGEWFESQGKLEQVGDGAYLIELASTTPSAANIAAYAEIVRDKAVLRQLIEVGTTIVNDGFQPEGRESVELLASAEKAVFKIAEAGARGRTDFVAMPGALKDAFEELRNRFENGGNITGLPTGYTDFDAMTAGLQPTDLIILAARPAMGKTTLALNIAEYAAIKSKKGVAVFSMEMSASQLAMRLISSNGRINAQRLRTGALEDEDWARVTGAIKMLKETKIFIDDTPGVSPEVLRSKCRRLKREHDLGLIVIDYLQLMSVPGNSENRATEISEISRGLKGLAKELNVPVIALSQLNRSLETRTDKRPVMADLRESGAIEQDADMIVFIYRDDYYNKENSPDKGLAEIIIGKHRGGPTGSCKLKFFGEYTRFDNLAHDSVGSFE; translated from the coding sequence ATGCTGGCGCCGGATGCATTCGACCGGGTCAACGACCAGCTCACCGAAAACGACTTCTATCGACGCGACCACCGGCTGATCTATCGCGCCATTCGCGAGCTCTCCGAAAAGGATCGCCCGTTCGATGCGGTTACGCTGGGCGAGTGGTTCGAATCGCAGGGCAAGCTGGAGCAGGTCGGTGATGGTGCGTACCTGATCGAGCTGGCCAGCACCACGCCGTCGGCTGCCAATATCGCCGCGTATGCCGAAATCGTGCGCGACAAGGCGGTGCTGCGGCAGCTCATCGAAGTGGGCACCACCATCGTCAACGATGGCTTCCAGCCGGAAGGCCGCGAGAGCGTGGAGTTGCTGGCATCGGCGGAAAAAGCGGTGTTCAAGATCGCCGAAGCCGGCGCGCGCGGACGCACCGATTTCGTGGCGATGCCGGGCGCCTTGAAGGACGCGTTCGAAGAGCTGCGCAACCGTTTCGAAAACGGCGGCAACATCACCGGCCTGCCGACCGGCTACACCGACTTCGATGCGATGACCGCCGGCCTGCAACCGACCGATCTGATCATCCTGGCCGCGCGTCCGGCGATGGGCAAAACCACGCTGGCGTTGAACATTGCCGAATACGCTGCGATCAAGTCCAAGAAGGGCGTGGCGGTGTTTTCGATGGAAATGTCGGCATCGCAGCTGGCGATGCGTCTGATCTCTTCCAACGGACGCATCAATGCGCAGCGTCTGCGTACCGGTGCACTGGAAGACGAGGATTGGGCGCGCGTGACCGGCGCGATCAAGATGCTGAAGGAAACCAAGATCTTCATCGACGATACGCCAGGCGTGTCGCCGGAAGTGCTGCGTTCCAAGTGCCGCCGGCTCAAGCGCGAACACGACCTGGGCCTGATCGTCATCGACTACCTGCAGCTGATGTCGGTGCCGGGCAACAGTGAAAACCGCGCAACCGAAATTTCGGAAATCTCGCGTGGTCTCAAGGGCCTGGCCAAGGAACTCAACGTGCCGGTGATCGCGCTGTCGCAGCTCAACCGCTCGCTGGAAACGCGTACCGACAAGCGCCCGGTGATGGCGGACCTGCGCGAATCCGGCGCGATCGAGCAGGACGCGGACATGATCGTCTTCATCTACCGCGACGATTACTACAACAAGGAAAACTCGCCGGACAAGGGCCTGGCCGAGATCATCATCGGCAAGCACCGAGGCGGCCCGACCGGCTCGTGCAAACTCAAGTTCTTCGGCGAATACACCCGCTTCGACAATCTGGCGCATGATTCGGTGGGCAGCTTCGAATAA
- a CDS encoding cryptochrome/photolyase family protein, giving the protein MSYAIVWFRRDLRLQDNPALRAALDAGHDPIPLYIDAPHEEGEWAPGAASRSWRHRSLAALDDTLRALGSGLVIRAGDSAQVLDEVIAQTGAVAVYWNRKYEPATQPRDAQIKRNLRERGIEVQSCNAALLFEPWQLSTQQGGPYKVFTPFWRNALTQLQLPAAVPAPRSLPPLPATLETVALESLALLPRLDWDHGFWEHWQPGEAGAHEMLEIFIDGALDGYRENRDRPDRVGTSQLSPHLHFGEIAPWRIASTLEAQRNARNAAEIDGYIRQLGWRDFSYHLLHHFPDTTNQNLNPRFEGFDWAKADPVALQAWQRGRTGIPIVDAGMRQLWHTGWMHNRVRMIVASLLCKHLRVHWLDGARWFWDTLVDADLANNTMGWQWVAGTGADAAPYFRVFNPVTQAEKFDPQATYITRWVPELGKLAVKERFAPWLHPLSLARLAPEYPRSPIIGLAEGRDAALAAYAKTRG; this is encoded by the coding sequence ATGTCTTACGCCATCGTCTGGTTTCGTCGCGATCTGCGTCTGCAGGACAACCCGGCCCTGCGTGCCGCGCTCGATGCCGGGCACGACCCGATTCCGCTCTACATCGACGCACCGCATGAAGAGGGCGAGTGGGCGCCTGGCGCGGCCTCGCGCAGCTGGCGGCATCGCTCGCTGGCGGCGCTGGACGACACGCTGCGTGCGCTGGGGAGCGGCCTGGTCATCCGTGCCGGCGACAGTGCGCAGGTGCTGGATGAGGTCATCGCGCAGACCGGCGCGGTGGCGGTGTACTGGAATCGCAAATACGAACCAGCCACCCAGCCGCGCGATGCGCAGATCAAGCGCAACCTACGTGAGCGCGGCATCGAGGTGCAAAGCTGCAATGCTGCATTGCTGTTCGAACCCTGGCAGTTGTCCACCCAACAGGGCGGCCCGTACAAGGTCTTCACTCCGTTCTGGCGTAACGCGCTCACCCAGTTGCAGTTGCCCGCCGCCGTGCCTGCGCCACGCAGTTTGCCGCCGTTGCCGGCAACGCTGGAGACCGTTGCGCTGGAGTCGCTGGCGTTGCTGCCGCGCTTGGATTGGGACCACGGGTTCTGGGAGCACTGGCAGCCCGGTGAGGCCGGTGCGCATGAAATGCTGGAGATCTTCATCGACGGTGCGCTCGACGGGTATCGCGAAAACCGCGACCGGCCCGACCGCGTCGGTACCTCGCAGCTATCGCCGCATCTGCACTTCGGCGAGATCGCACCGTGGCGGATCGCCAGCACGCTGGAAGCGCAGCGCAACGCGCGCAATGCTGCCGAGATCGATGGCTATATCCGCCAATTGGGCTGGCGCGATTTTTCGTATCACCTGCTGCATCACTTCCCGGACACCACCAACCAGAATCTCAATCCGCGTTTCGAAGGATTCGACTGGGCCAAGGCCGATCCGGTCGCGCTACAGGCCTGGCAACGCGGGCGCACCGGCATTCCCATCGTCGATGCCGGCATGCGTCAGCTCTGGCACACCGGCTGGATGCACAACCGCGTGCGCATGATCGTGGCCAGCTTGCTGTGCAAGCACTTACGCGTGCACTGGCTGGACGGCGCCCGCTGGTTCTGGGACACGCTGGTTGACGCGGACCTGGCCAACAACACCATGGGCTGGCAATGGGTCGCCGGCACCGGTGCCGATGCCGCGCCGTATTTCCGGGTCTTCAACCCAGTGACGCAGGCAGAAAAGTTCGATCCGCAGGCCACCTACATCACCCGCTGGGTGCCCGAGCTCGGCAAGCTGGCAGTGAAGGAACGCTTTGCCCCCTGGCTGCATCCGTTGTCGCTGGCGCGTCTGGCGCCGGAGTATCCGCGCTCGCCCATCATCGGGCTGGCCGAGGGGCGCGATGCGGCCCTGGCGGCGTATGCGAAGACACGTGGGTAG
- a CDS encoding OmpA family protein has product MSSAVTKSLAVALASAIALSACATGGSYVQRDQYGDQTQQQNRTGRNALIGTAIGVAAGLLTGDSATERRQHAMVGAGIGALSGAAVGQYQDRQERALRERTANTGIDVQRQGDNITLNLPDGITFDFGKSALKPQFYSALNGVASTLREYNQTMVEVVGHTDSVGSDAVNQRLSEERAGAVAQYLTAQGVQRERMETMGAGKRYPIADNSTDAGRAQNRRVEIRLIPLRAEGAASNTGMR; this is encoded by the coding sequence ATGTCCTCAGCAGTCACCAAGAGTCTTGCCGTTGCGCTGGCCAGCGCCATCGCGTTGTCCGCCTGCGCGACCGGCGGCTCGTATGTGCAGCGCGACCAATACGGCGACCAGACGCAACAGCAGAACCGGACCGGCCGCAATGCGCTGATCGGTACCGCGATCGGGGTGGCTGCAGGTCTGCTGACTGGCGACAGCGCTACCGAGCGTCGTCAGCACGCCATGGTCGGCGCCGGTATTGGCGCACTCAGCGGTGCGGCCGTGGGCCAGTACCAGGACCGCCAGGAACGCGCGTTGCGCGAGCGCACGGCCAACACCGGTATCGACGTACAGCGCCAGGGCGACAACATCACCTTGAATCTGCCCGACGGCATCACGTTCGACTTCGGCAAGTCTGCATTGAAGCCGCAGTTCTACAGCGCACTCAACGGTGTTGCCTCCACGCTGCGCGAGTACAACCAGACGATGGTAGAAGTGGTGGGCCATACCGATAGTGTCGGCAGCGACGCGGTAAACCAGCGCCTGTCCGAAGAGCGCGCCGGCGCGGTCGCACAATATTTGACCGCACAGGGCGTGCAGCGCGAACGCATGGAGACCATGGGCGCCGGCAAGCGCTACCCGATTGCCGACAACAGCACCGACGCCGGCCGCGCGCAGAATCGTCGGGTCGAGATCCGTCTGATTCCGCTGCGCGCGGAAGGCGCTGCCAGCAATACCGGCATGCGTTGA
- a CDS encoding LysR family transcriptional regulator, with protein MTHDLNDTLIFVKVVEQGSFIAAANALGLPKTTVSRKVQELETRLGARLLHRTTRRIGLTEAGSVYHEHCQRIARELEEAESAVGQLQSGPRGWLRFTVPYSLGITWIAPLLGEFHAQYPEIQLDMHLGNEKLDLIGGEADLALRVGALPDSNLVARKLGSLRTQVFASPSYIERYGEPLHPDELQFHRTLALRKNRNVHNNRFFWSLSDGSDVRDFPVNPLMVANDPAALNGAVLCGEGLLLTGDVMAKPFVQSGLVRRVLAGWTGPEVDFNAVFAGGRLVSPKVRAFVDFLVTRMNFDADYMMAQCPARLAAQKADNDAKVEVGADAELRAEGKRILENATA; from the coding sequence ATGACACACGATCTCAACGACACCCTCATCTTCGTCAAGGTGGTCGAACAAGGCAGCTTTATTGCCGCCGCCAATGCGCTTGGCCTGCCCAAGACCACTGTCAGTCGCAAGGTGCAGGAACTGGAAACGCGCCTGGGTGCACGCCTGCTGCACCGAACCACGCGACGCATCGGCCTGACCGAAGCCGGCTCGGTGTATCACGAGCATTGCCAGCGCATCGCGCGCGAACTGGAAGAAGCCGAAAGCGCGGTTGGGCAATTGCAGTCCGGCCCACGCGGCTGGCTGCGATTCACCGTGCCGTATTCGCTGGGCATTACCTGGATCGCACCGTTGCTGGGCGAATTCCACGCGCAATACCCGGAAATCCAGCTGGACATGCATCTGGGCAACGAAAAACTGGACCTGATCGGCGGCGAAGCCGATCTGGCGCTGCGCGTCGGTGCCCTGCCCGATTCGAACCTGGTCGCACGCAAGCTCGGCAGCCTGCGCACGCAGGTGTTCGCCAGCCCGTCCTACATCGAACGCTATGGCGAGCCGCTGCATCCGGACGAGCTGCAATTCCATCGCACGCTGGCGTTGCGCAAGAACCGCAACGTGCACAACAACCGCTTCTTCTGGTCGCTCAGCGACGGCAGCGACGTGCGCGATTTCCCGGTCAATCCGCTGATGGTGGCCAATGACCCGGCCGCGCTCAACGGCGCGGTGTTGTGCGGCGAAGGCTTGCTGCTGACCGGTGATGTGATGGCCAAACCGTTCGTGCAATCGGGACTGGTGCGCCGCGTGCTCGCTGGTTGGACCGGGCCGGAGGTGGACTTCAACGCAGTGTTTGCCGGCGGGCGCTTGGTGTCGCCCAAAGTGCGTGCGTTCGTGGACTTTCTGGTAACGCGGATGAACTTCGACGCGGACTACATGATGGCGCAATGCCCGGCACGATTGGCCGCGCAAAAAGCCGACAACGACGCGAAAGTCGAAGTGGGCGCAGACGCGGAACTGCGCGCCGAGGGCAAGCGCATTCTGGAAAACGCCACGGCGTAA
- a CDS encoding SDR family NAD(P)-dependent oxidoreductase, producing MTGMVQSETVVLGGAGNVGAGIVTALLDAGMPVLVIGRDAAKLDALRAQHGNAPLLETLQGSVADDASAQALAADLAQRPRPLGAVIASLGSPLKAGRLLDRPVTALRRRLERDVLPHLAAARHLLPLLAEADGGGRYLLLGSPCALRAWAAHGDVSVAAAAIRMLAQVLHEEAKPLGVRVHLLSVEQPVCTPGRAKDACPEWIRAVDVGRAAVSLITGPGQPGQPIVTVSRRLSTAPSVDRLAGLHLPIPTREISP from the coding sequence ATGACCGGGATGGTCCAATCCGAAACTGTCGTGCTCGGCGGTGCGGGTAACGTGGGTGCCGGGATCGTCACCGCGCTGCTCGACGCCGGCATGCCAGTGCTGGTGATTGGACGCGATGCTGCCAAGCTCGACGCGCTGCGCGCGCAGCATGGCAATGCGCCGTTACTGGAAACCCTGCAAGGCTCGGTGGCCGATGACGCCTCGGCGCAGGCGCTGGCCGCCGACTTGGCGCAGCGCCCGCGCCCGTTGGGTGCGGTGATCGCCAGCCTGGGTAGCCCGCTGAAGGCCGGGCGCCTGCTGGATCGGCCGGTGACAGCACTGCGTCGGCGCCTGGAGCGCGACGTGCTGCCGCATCTGGCCGCTGCACGGCATCTGTTGCCGCTGCTGGCCGAAGCCGACGGTGGCGGCCGTTATCTGTTGCTGGGCAGCCCGTGCGCGCTCCGCGCTTGGGCGGCGCACGGCGACGTCTCGGTGGCCGCCGCCGCTATCCGCATGCTGGCCCAGGTGCTGCATGAAGAAGCCAAACCGCTGGGCGTGCGCGTGCATCTGCTCTCGGTCGAACAACCGGTGTGTACGCCGGGCCGGGCCAAGGACGCATGCCCGGAATGGATTCGCGCAGTGGACGTCGGCCGCGCTGCCGTCTCGCTCATTACCGGGCCTGGCCAGCCCGGACAACCCATCGTGACCGTCAGCCGTCGTCTTTCTACTGCGCCGTCGGTGGATCGGCTGGCCGGTCTGCATTTGCCCATCCCCACTCGAGAGATCTCTCCATGA
- a CDS encoding efflux RND transporter periplasmic adaptor subunit yields the protein MTPNATPFRFPMRTVLTGAVLAVVLAACGGGAAQTGAPPPPSVSVAPVLMKEISQWDEFSGRIEPVQSVELRPRVSGYIDQVNYTEGAEVKKGDVLFTIDDRSYRADFARANAALVRARTQATLARSEAARARKLSDQQAISTETWEQRRAAADQADADLLAAQAAVDTAKLNLDWSRVRAPIDGRAGRAMVTAGNLVTAGDSASVLTTLVSLDKVFVYFDADEGTFLRYSQMARNGERPDERGGELPVRIGLVGEQGFPHAGRVDFLDNQVTRSTGTIRVRAVLDNAQRQFTPGLYAHVQLLGSGQFKAMLVDEKAVLTDQDRKYVYVVDKDGKAQRRDVELGRSADGLRIVRKGLAAGDRVVVDGVQKIFMPGMPVDAKAVAMAPAADKRTASN from the coding sequence ATGACCCCGAACGCCACCCCGTTCCGTTTTCCCATGCGTACTGTTCTGACGGGCGCCGTGCTCGCGGTCGTGCTTGCTGCCTGCGGCGGTGGCGCTGCGCAGACCGGCGCGCCGCCACCGCCCAGCGTCAGCGTCGCTCCAGTGCTGATGAAGGAGATCAGCCAGTGGGACGAATTCAGCGGTCGCATCGAGCCGGTGCAAAGCGTCGAGTTGCGTCCACGCGTGTCCGGTTACATCGACCAGGTGAACTACACCGAAGGCGCCGAAGTAAAGAAGGGCGATGTACTGTTCACCATCGACGATCGCAGCTACCGCGCCGATTTCGCCCGTGCCAACGCAGCACTGGTGCGGGCTCGCACGCAGGCTACGCTGGCGCGCAGCGAAGCGGCACGTGCCCGTAAACTTTCCGACCAGCAGGCCATTTCCACCGAGACCTGGGAGCAGCGGCGCGCTGCGGCCGACCAGGCCGATGCCGATCTGCTGGCCGCACAGGCGGCGGTGGACACCGCCAAGCTCAATCTGGACTGGAGCCGCGTGCGCGCGCCCATCGACGGCCGCGCCGGGCGTGCGATGGTCACCGCCGGCAACCTGGTCACCGCCGGCGACAGCGCCAGCGTGCTGACCACGCTGGTGTCGTTGGACAAAGTGTTCGTCTACTTCGACGCCGACGAAGGCACCTTCTTGCGCTACTCGCAGATGGCCCGCAACGGCGAGCGTCCGGACGAACGCGGCGGCGAATTGCCGGTGCGCATCGGCCTGGTCGGCGAGCAAGGTTTTCCGCACGCCGGGCGCGTGGATTTCCTGGATAACCAGGTGACCCGCAGCACCGGCACCATCCGCGTGCGTGCGGTGCTCGACAACGCGCAGCGGCAGTTCACTCCGGGCCTGTATGCGCACGTGCAGTTGCTGGGCAGCGGCCAGTTCAAGGCCATGCTGGTCGACGAAAAAGCCGTGCTGACCGACCAGGACCGCAAGTACGTGTACGTGGTCGACAAGGATGGCAAGGCGCAGCGACGCGATGTAGAGCTCGGTCGCAGTGCCGACGGGCTGCGCATCGTGCGCAAGGGTCTGGCCGCCGGCGACCGTGTCGTGGTCGACGGTGTGCAGAAGATCTTCATGCCCGGCATGCCGGTCGATGCCAAGGCCGTGGCCATGGCGCCGGCGGCGGACAAACGTACCGCCTCGAACTGA
- a CDS encoding efflux RND transporter permease subunit: MDFSRFFIDRPIFAAVLSIIIFAAGLIAMPLLPISEYPEVVPPSVQVRAVYPGANPKVIAETVATPLEEAINGVENMMYMKSVAGSDGVLMVTVTFKPGTDPDQAQVQVQNRVSQAQARLPEDVRRQGVTTQKQSPTLTMVVHLTSPKGKYDSLYLSNYATLKVKDELSRLPGVGQIRVFGAGDYAMRIWLNPDKVAARGLTASDVVAAIREQNVQVSAGQLGAEPMPNKSDFLLSINAQGRLTTEEEFGNIVIRSGNSGEIVRLSDVARLELGAGNYTLRSQLDNQNAVGMGVFQSPGANAIELSDAVRAKMAELEKQFPQDMAWSAAYDPTVFVRDSISAVVHTLLEAVLLVVLVVILFLQTWRASIIPLLAVPVSVVGTFAALYLLGFSINTLSLFGLVLAIGIVVDDAIVVVENVERNIEEGLTPLAAAHQAMREVSGPIIAIALVLCAVFVPMAFLSGVTGQFYKQFAVTIAISTVISAINSLTLSPALAAMLLKAHDAPKDGPSRLIDRLFGWLFRPFNRFFNSSSHKYQGAVSRTLSKRGAVFMVYLLLLVGAGFMFKVVPGGFIPTQDKLYLIAGTKLPEGASLERTNEVIRQISQIAMQTEGVDHTIAFPGLNPLQFTNTPNTGTVFITLKPFSQRTRSAVQINAELNARISQIQQGFAFAFMPPPILGLGQGSGYSLYIQDRAGLGYGQLQSAVNAMSGAISQTPGMQFPIGTYQANVPQLDAKVDRDKAKAQGVPLTNLFDTLQTYLGSSYINDFNRFGRTYQVIAQADGEFRDSVEDIANLRTRNANGDMVPIGSMVTLGQTYGPDPVIRYNGYPAADLIGEADPRVLSSTEAMHTLAGMAPKVLPNGMNIEWTDLSYQQSTQGNSALIVFPMAVLLAFLVLAALYESWTLPLAVILIVPMTLLSALFGVWLTGGDNNVFVQVGLVVLMGLACKNAILIVEFARELEMHGKGIVEAALEACRLRLRPIVMTSIAFIAGTVPLVFGHGAGAEVRSVTGITVFAGMLGVTLFGLFLTPVFYVALRKWVTRRGPAAPAAVSHDAVKA, translated from the coding sequence ATGGACTTTTCCCGTTTTTTCATCGACCGGCCGATCTTTGCCGCGGTGCTGTCGATCATCATCTTCGCGGCCGGCCTGATCGCCATGCCGCTGTTGCCCATCAGCGAATACCCCGAAGTGGTACCGCCGAGCGTGCAGGTGCGCGCGGTGTATCCGGGCGCCAACCCCAAGGTCATTGCCGAGACCGTCGCCACGCCGCTTGAGGAGGCGATCAACGGCGTCGAAAACATGATGTACATGAAGTCGGTTGCCGGCTCCGATGGCGTGCTGATGGTCACCGTGACCTTCAAGCCGGGCACCGATCCGGACCAGGCGCAGGTGCAGGTGCAGAACCGCGTCAGCCAGGCGCAGGCGCGCCTGCCCGAAGACGTGCGCCGCCAGGGTGTGACCACGCAGAAGCAATCGCCGACGCTGACCATGGTGGTGCATCTGACCTCGCCCAAGGGCAAGTACGACTCGCTGTACCTGAGCAACTACGCCACCTTGAAGGTCAAGGACGAGTTGTCGCGCCTGCCGGGCGTGGGCCAGATCCGGGTGTTCGGTGCCGGCGATTACGCCATGCGCATCTGGCTGAATCCGGACAAGGTGGCTGCGCGCGGGCTCACCGCCAGCGACGTGGTTGCCGCCATTCGCGAGCAGAACGTGCAGGTCTCTGCCGGCCAGCTCGGTGCCGAACCGATGCCCAACAAGAGCGATTTCCTGCTGTCGATCAATGCGCAGGGCCGCCTCACCACCGAAGAAGAATTCGGCAACATCGTCATCCGCAGCGGCAATAGCGGCGAGATCGTGCGGTTGAGCGACGTGGCGCGTCTGGAACTGGGCGCCGGCAACTACACCTTGCGCTCGCAGCTGGACAACCAGAACGCGGTGGGCATGGGTGTGTTCCAGTCGCCCGGCGCCAATGCGATCGAATTGTCCGACGCCGTGCGCGCCAAGATGGCCGAGCTGGAAAAGCAGTTCCCGCAGGACATGGCCTGGTCGGCTGCCTATGACCCCACCGTGTTCGTGCGCGACTCGATCAGCGCCGTGGTGCACACGCTGCTGGAGGCGGTGCTGTTGGTGGTGCTGGTGGTGATCCTGTTCCTGCAGACCTGGCGTGCCTCGATCATTCCGTTGCTGGCGGTGCCGGTGTCGGTGGTCGGTACGTTCGCCGCGCTGTATCTGCTGGGGTTCTCGATCAACACCTTGAGCCTGTTCGGCCTGGTGCTGGCGATCGGCATCGTGGTCGACGATGCGATCGTGGTGGTGGAAAACGTCGAGCGCAACATCGAGGAAGGGCTCACCCCGCTGGCGGCCGCGCACCAGGCGATGCGCGAGGTGTCCGGGCCGATCATCGCCATCGCGCTGGTGCTGTGCGCGGTGTTCGTGCCGATGGCGTTCCTGTCGGGCGTGACCGGCCAGTTCTACAAGCAGTTTGCAGTGACCATCGCCATCTCCACGGTGATCTCGGCGATCAATTCGCTGACCTTGTCGCCGGCACTGGCGGCCATGCTGCTCAAGGCGCACGACGCGCCCAAGGATGGCCCGTCGCGGCTGATCGACCGTCTGTTCGGCTGGTTGTTCCGTCCGTTCAACCGCTTCTTCAACAGCAGCTCGCACAAGTACCAGGGTGCGGTGTCGCGGACGTTGAGCAAGCGCGGTGCGGTGTTCATGGTGTACCTGCTGCTGCTGGTGGGCGCCGGTTTCATGTTCAAAGTCGTACCGGGCGGTTTCATTCCGACCCAGGACAAGCTGTATCTGATTGCCGGTACCAAACTGCCGGAAGGCGCCTCGCTGGAGCGTACCAATGAGGTGATCCGCCAGATCAGCCAGATCGCGATGCAGACCGAAGGCGTGGATCACACGATCGCGTTCCCCGGGTTGAATCCGCTGCAGTTCACCAACACGCCCAACACCGGCACGGTGTTCATCACGCTCAAGCCGTTCAGTCAGCGCACCCGTAGCGCTGTGCAGATCAATGCCGAGCTCAACGCGCGTATCAGCCAGATCCAGCAGGGCTTTGCGTTCGCCTTCATGCCACCGCCGATTCTGGGCCTGGGGCAGGGCTCGGGCTACTCGCTGTATATCCAGGACCGTGCCGGTCTGGGCTATGGTCAGTTGCAGAGCGCGGTGAATGCGATGTCCGGTGCGATTTCGCAAACGCCGGGCATGCAGTTCCCGATCGGCACCTACCAGGCCAATGTGCCGCAGCTCGATGCCAAGGTCGATCGCGACAAGGCCAAGGCGCAAGGCGTGCCGTTGACCAATCTGTTCGACACGCTGCAGACCTACCTGGGTTCGTCGTACATCAACGACTTCAATCGCTTCGGTCGCACCTATCAGGTGATCGCCCAGGCCGATGGAGAGTTCCGCGATAGCGTCGAAGACATCGCCAACCTGCGTACCCGCAATGCCAACGGCGACATGGTGCCGATCGGCAGCATGGTCACGCTGGGGCAGACCTACGGCCCGGATCCGGTGATTCGTTACAACGGCTACCCGGCCGCCGATCTGATCGGTGAAGCGGACCCGCGCGTGCTCTCGTCCACCGAGGCGATGCACACGCTGGCCGGCATGGCACCCAAAGTGTTGCCCAATGGCATGAACATCGAATGGACCGACCTGAGCTATCAGCAGTCCACGCAGGGCAACTCGGCGCTGATCGTGTTTCCGATGGCGGTGTTGCTGGCGTTCCTGGTGCTGGCCGCGCTGTACGAAAGCTGGACCCTGCCGCTGGCGGTCATCCTGATCGTGCCGATGACCTTGCTGTCTGCGCTGTTCGGTGTGTGGCTCACCGGCGGCGACAACAATGTGTTCGTCCAGGTAGGCCTGGTGGTGCTGATGGGGCTGGCGTGCAAGAACGCGATCCTGATCGTTGAATTTGCCCGCGAGCTGGAGATGCACGGCAAGGGCATTGTCGAAGCTGCGCTGGAGGCCTGCCGCCTGCGTCTGCGCCCGATCGTGATGACGTCCATCGCCTTCATCGCCGGCACCGTGCCGCTGGTGTTCGGCCATGGCGCAGGCGCCGAGGTGCGCTCGGTCACCGGTATCACCGTGTTCGCCGGCATGCTAGGCGTGACCTTGTTCGGCCTGTTCCTGACCCCTGTGTTCTACGTGGCGCTGCGCAAGTGGGTGACCCGTCGCGGGCCTGCTGCTCCGGCTGCCGTTTCGCATGACGCCGTCAAGGCGTAA
- a CDS encoding SDR family oxidoreductase, producing MSNTKIALVTGATRGIGLETVRQLAQAGVHTLLAGRKRDDAVAAALKLQAEGLPVEAIQLDVNDDISIAAAVGTVEQRHGHLDILINNAGIMIEDMQRTPSQQSLEVWKRTFDTNLFAVVSVTKAFLPLLRRSLAARIVNVSSMLGSLTLHTQPGSPIYDFKIPAYDASKSAVNSWTVHLAHELRDTAIKVNTVHPGYVKTDMNGGGGEIEVEQGAHSSVQMALIDAHGPTGSFTHLGETLPW from the coding sequence ATGAGCAACACCAAGATCGCACTGGTCACCGGCGCCACCCGCGGCATCGGCCTGGAGACCGTTCGGCAACTGGCCCAGGCCGGCGTGCATACGCTGCTGGCCGGGCGCAAGCGCGACGATGCCGTCGCCGCCGCACTCAAGCTGCAGGCCGAAGGCCTGCCGGTGGAAGCCATCCAGCTCGACGTCAACGACGACATCAGCATCGCCGCCGCGGTCGGCACGGTGGAACAGCGTCACGGCCACCTGGACATCCTGATCAACAACGCCGGCATCATGATCGAGGACATGCAGCGCACGCCGTCGCAGCAGAGCCTGGAGGTGTGGAAGCGCACCTTCGATACCAACCTGTTCGCGGTCGTCAGCGTCACCAAGGCATTCCTGCCGCTGCTGCGTCGCTCGCTGGCCGCGCGCATCGTCAATGTCTCCAGCATGCTCGGCTCGCTGACCCTGCATACCCAGCCGGGCTCGCCGATCTACGACTTCAAGATTCCCGCCTACGACGCCTCCAAGAGCGCGGTCAACAGCTGGACGGTGCATTTGGCCCATGAGTTGCGCGACACCGCAATCAAGGTCAATACCGTGCATCCGGGCTACGTCAAAACCGACATGAACGGCGGCGGCGGCGAGATCGAGGTGGAGCAGGGCGCACACAGCAGCGTGCAGATGGCATTGATCGATGCGCATGGCCCCACCGGCAGCTTTACCCACCTGGGAGAAACCTTGCCATGGTAA